A single Vibrio sp. YMD68 DNA region contains:
- a CDS encoding beta-ketoacyl synthase chain length factor, whose product MSFNIEKWSANSTGLNSVAEWQAWSTNLDWPQNGSTEFKAIPPMMRRRMSVQSKLAVQTALVLLKDTSIDYLVFASRHGELHRTAILIQSILEGDDASPMAFSQSVHNTAAGLTTIAVKAPIPLTSIAAGQDTFHNALIEAYLYLHQHPSHRVLVIDFDQPLPELYQEYETQNYADYALGLILTAGDEYSITRTIEPNQAPSVLPQGLQSLQHILLDTQRWTIAGKHQAWSWVNNVKTGTQE is encoded by the coding sequence ATGTCGTTTAATATTGAGAAATGGTCTGCAAATTCGACTGGCCTCAATTCCGTTGCCGAATGGCAAGCGTGGAGCACGAATTTAGATTGGCCACAAAATGGCTCAACTGAATTCAAAGCCATCCCGCCAATGATGCGCCGCCGAATGAGTGTACAAAGCAAGCTTGCCGTCCAAACCGCATTGGTTCTGTTAAAAGACACCTCGATTGATTACCTAGTGTTTGCCAGTCGGCATGGTGAACTGCACCGAACCGCCATCTTAATTCAATCTATATTAGAAGGTGATGACGCCTCGCCAATGGCATTCTCGCAGTCAGTACACAACACGGCTGCTGGCCTCACAACGATTGCCGTGAAAGCACCAATTCCACTGACCTCAATAGCGGCCGGACAAGACACCTTCCATAATGCATTGATTGAGGCGTACCTTTACCTCCACCAGCATCCATCGCACCGTGTTTTAGTCATCGATTTCGACCAACCTCTGCCAGAACTCTACCAGGAATATGAGACACAAAACTACGCAGATTACGCGTTAGGCTTAATTCTCACTGCGGGCGATGAGTACTCTATTACTAGAACAATAGAACCCAACCAAGCACCTTCCGTGTTACCACAAGGGCTACAATCGCTACAACATATCCTTTTGGATACACAGCGTTGGACGATTGCAGGCAAGCACCAAGCTTGGTCGTGGGTCAACAACGTGAAAACTGGAACTCAAGAATGA
- a CDS encoding lysophospholipid acyltransferase family protein, with protein sequence MSKVDQYWRVFATGLCFTIFGLGGLILSFLILPYFTITTPNTIERELKAQRLIRFSFNAFCQIMKFTGAIDYRIDGAELLREDRNCIIVANHPSLIDYVLIASQLPQCDCLVKAAIWENPFMKRIVKAAGYIPNQTPDDLLERCEERFSRGNVLLVFPEGTRTTPGIEPSLQRGAAQIATRTQTDLRVIHITVSPTFLTKEKKWYQVPATKPFFHIAVKGKIDVAPFIENSNNLTSAARRLNHHLAQNIFPPE encoded by the coding sequence ATGAGTAAGGTCGATCAATATTGGCGAGTATTCGCGACAGGGCTTTGCTTTACCATCTTTGGTTTGGGGGGCTTAATCTTAAGTTTCTTGATCTTGCCTTATTTTACGATAACAACGCCCAATACCATTGAAAGAGAGCTTAAAGCACAGCGATTGATTCGTTTCTCATTCAATGCCTTTTGCCAGATCATGAAGTTCACGGGTGCAATTGACTACAGAATTGATGGCGCCGAACTGCTCCGTGAAGATCGTAACTGCATCATCGTCGCCAATCACCCAAGCTTGATTGACTACGTGCTGATCGCCTCTCAACTTCCTCAATGTGACTGCCTCGTTAAGGCCGCAATATGGGAAAACCCTTTTATGAAGAGGATCGTTAAAGCGGCAGGTTATATACCGAACCAAACCCCTGATGATCTTTTAGAGCGCTGTGAAGAACGTTTTTCACGTGGCAATGTACTGCTTGTTTTTCCCGAAGGAACTCGTACAACCCCAGGAATTGAACCATCCTTACAACGTGGTGCGGCACAAATTGCCACTCGAACACAAACCGATTTACGCGTGATTCATATTACGGTTTCTCCGACATTCTTAACGAAAGAGAAAAAATGGTATCAAGTTCCTGCTACGAAACCCTTTTTTCATATCGCAGTGAAAGGTAAAATAGACGTCGCACCCTTTATTGAAAATTCAAATAACTTAACTTCGGCAGCAAGGCGCCTTAATCATCACCTTGCACAAAATATTTTCCCTCCCGAATAA
- a CDS encoding phosphopantetheine-binding protein — METLHNELKQLIIDALNLEDMSIDEIETEAPLFGDGLGLDSIDALELGLAIKKKYNIVIDADDSNTRQHFASVENLANYISSQTNN; from the coding sequence TTGGAAACATTACACAACGAATTAAAACAACTGATCATCGACGCACTTAACCTTGAAGATATGAGCATTGATGAGATTGAAACAGAAGCTCCACTCTTTGGCGATGGACTTGGACTGGATTCTATTGACGCCCTTGAGCTTGGTCTTGCTATCAAGAAAAAATACAACATTGTTATCGATGCCGACGATTCAAACACTCGCCAGCACTTTGCTTCGGTTGAAAACCTAGCTAACTACATCTCATCTCAAACGAACAACTAG
- a CDS encoding acyl carrier protein encodes MTQVNQQEVYNQVKDALIELFELDAEDITPEAHLYLDLDLDSIDAVDLVVHLQNVTGKKIKPEEFKAVRTVNDVVESVVELLKDA; translated from the coding sequence ATGACACAAGTTAACCAACAAGAAGTATACAACCAGGTTAAAGATGCGCTGATTGAGCTGTTTGAGCTTGATGCTGAAGATATCACGCCTGAAGCACACCTTTATCTCGATCTTGACCTAGACAGCATCGATGCCGTTGATTTAGTCGTTCATCTACAAAACGTAACGGGTAAAAAGATCAAACCTGAAGAGTTCAAAGCAGTACGCACCGTTAATGACGTTGTAGAATCTGTGGTTGAACTATTGAAGGACGCATAA
- a CDS encoding septation protein IspZ, translated as MRPLLTLLSAIILFTYPIAVYFGLNKFGLQTVGIVLVAIFAVRIFSGGQAKIKELKHLAWISGSAGIVLLALGLTFKQHGWLTYYPVIVNVCMLAVFASSLWQPQTIVERLARLQEPELPQSGVDYTRKVTKVWCLFFVINGSIALYTCFQPLEIWTLYNGLLSYLFAGLLFAGEWVVRQRIRQS; from the coding sequence ATGCGTCCTCTGCTGACTTTATTGTCGGCAATCATACTTTTCACTTATCCAATAGCGGTTTACTTTGGGCTCAACAAGTTTGGTCTACAAACCGTTGGCATTGTTCTGGTCGCTATCTTTGCTGTGCGTATTTTTTCTGGCGGACAGGCTAAAATCAAAGAGTTAAAACACTTAGCTTGGATCAGTGGAAGTGCCGGAATTGTTCTATTGGCATTAGGGTTAACGTTCAAGCAACATGGTTGGTTAACCTATTATCCCGTTATCGTTAACGTTTGTATGTTGGCTGTATTTGCTTCAAGCCTATGGCAACCTCAAACCATTGTCGAGCGCCTTGCTCGTCTCCAAGAGCCTGAACTTCCGCAAAGTGGCGTTGATTACACACGAAAAGTCACCAAAGTTTGGTGCCTGTTCTTTGTTATCAATGGCTCAATCGCGCTTTACACCTGCTTTCAACCTCTTGAAATCTGGACCCTATACAATGGCTTACTCAGCTATTTATTCGCCGGGTTACTTTTTGCAGGAGAGTGGGTAGTAAGACAGCGCATTCGTCAGAGTTAA
- a CDS encoding AMP-binding protein, producing MTQTVSYTSLSELLSQNRAPESIVCFDGNSEITWQTFNDDLLQIVDLLSSSPVQRVAICTQDSYLFAAAFLACSVSNRHILLPGNYQPCALAELSEQFDCLLVDDSIGEVALNDVRNIQTLLESNTEAQKPLTDNLTTIDLATVPLTLFTSGSSGTPKAIDKTLEHLDIETAQLHKNWGELLKGNRIQSTVSHQHIYGLLFRILWPLCSGVPFARNNFEYPEQILSHANKNSVLISSPALLKRLKHETKSAQLAAIFSSGGPLPTESAHQALDLLGHLPIEIFGSTETGGIAFRQQESEKTPWQLFDCIEASLNSENCIKLLSPYIDKNNWYQTADECEMVSSNQFILKGRTDRVIKIEEKRVSLVEVEKRLEQLPWISECVVIPFEEPERLILASVLVLSDQGQAKFAIMSKGKFWLMLRSELRKWLEPIAIPRKYRIVDEIPLNSQGKRLTSHIEQIVKS from the coding sequence ATGACCCAAACCGTATCTTACACCTCGTTGTCTGAGCTTCTTAGCCAGAACAGAGCCCCTGAATCTATTGTCTGCTTTGACGGCAATAGCGAGATTACGTGGCAAACATTTAACGACGACTTATTGCAAATTGTAGACCTTTTATCTTCATCCCCTGTTCAACGAGTCGCGATTTGCACCCAAGACAGCTACCTATTTGCGGCGGCGTTTTTGGCATGTTCAGTCAGCAACAGACACATCCTCTTACCGGGCAACTACCAGCCATGTGCGCTTGCTGAGTTAAGTGAGCAGTTTGATTGCCTGCTAGTTGATGACTCAATTGGTGAAGTTGCTCTGAATGACGTTCGTAATATCCAAACATTATTGGAATCGAACACCGAAGCACAAAAGCCTCTAACCGATAATCTTACGACCATTGATTTGGCAACAGTCCCATTAACTCTGTTTACGTCAGGCTCAAGTGGCACGCCAAAAGCGATAGATAAAACGTTAGAACACCTAGATATTGAAACGGCTCAGTTACACAAAAACTGGGGCGAGTTGCTCAAGGGAAACCGAATCCAAAGCACCGTTTCGCATCAACACATCTATGGTTTACTGTTTAGAATCTTATGGCCGCTATGCTCTGGTGTGCCATTTGCTCGAAACAACTTTGAGTACCCAGAACAGATTCTGTCTCACGCCAATAAAAATAGCGTGCTGATCAGCAGCCCAGCATTACTCAAGCGATTAAAGCACGAAACCAAGAGCGCACAGCTTGCTGCAATATTCTCTTCTGGAGGCCCTTTACCAACCGAATCGGCTCACCAAGCTCTGGACTTGTTAGGACATTTGCCTATCGAAATTTTTGGTAGCACTGAAACCGGGGGGATCGCATTTCGTCAGCAAGAGAGCGAGAAAACACCATGGCAGCTTTTTGACTGCATTGAGGCTAGTCTCAACAGTGAGAATTGCATTAAGTTATTGTCGCCGTACATCGATAAAAACAACTGGTATCAAACCGCCGACGAGTGCGAGATGGTCTCGAGCAATCAATTCATATTGAAAGGCCGAACCGATCGAGTGATCAAGATAGAAGAAAAACGAGTATCACTGGTTGAAGTCGAAAAACGACTAGAGCAACTTCCTTGGATCAGTGAGTGCGTGGTGATTCCATTTGAAGAACCTGAGCGCTTAATCTTAGCGTCGGTTTTGGTATTATCAGATCAAGGCCAAGCGAAATTCGCCATCATGAGTAAAGGTAAATTCTGGTTGATGCTGCGTTCAGAGTTGAGAAAATGGTTAGAACCGATCGCCATCCCAAGAAAATATCGTATTGTTGACGAGATTCCCCTCAACAGCCAAGGTAAGCGGTTGACCTCTCACATAGAGCAGATCGTAAAATCATAA
- a CDS encoding 3-hydroxyacyl-ACP dehydratase codes for MDKRKPNVIAVNTVEKESTLTLHITGDITDFKGHFKSFPILPGVTQIDWALHYAVQELNVPGFFKGMEVIKFQEPILPDSTIVLSLKWEADKDKLIFSYTSNNGEQTHSSGKMKLGEKSE; via the coding sequence ATGGATAAGAGAAAACCGAACGTCATTGCAGTTAACACCGTAGAGAAAGAATCAACTCTGACACTTCATATTACTGGAGACATCACCGATTTTAAGGGGCACTTCAAGAGCTTCCCTATTCTTCCTGGTGTTACGCAAATTGATTGGGCACTTCACTACGCAGTCCAAGAGCTAAACGTCCCTGGTTTCTTTAAAGGCATGGAAGTCATCAAGTTCCAAGAGCCGATCCTGCCTGACTCTACCATTGTACTGTCACTTAAATGGGAAGCAGATAAAGATAAATTGATCTTCAGTTACACCTCGAACAATGGCGAACAGACTCACTCTTCAGGCAAAATGAAGCTGGGAGAGAAAAGTGAATAG
- a CDS encoding glycosyltransferase family 2 protein encodes MNSAEAVSQHAIEESNYKACFLIPCFNHGTTMPSVVSSLLNFKLPIIIVDDGSELATKQFLTPLEENSNVTLVTLEQNRGKGGAVKAGIKRAQDLGFSHAIQIDADGQHDLEALPALIQTSQDKPQRLISGQPVYDESVPKARLYGRYATHIWVWIETLSLSIKDSMCGFRAYPINQTQAVLSKYDVGSRMDFDIEILVRLYWEGCDIDFVETRVIYPENGTSHFDALWDNIKISWMHTRLFFGMLPRVPKLIARHFKSDSVQNLSAENSQGYSADSRQANSEQIGPEQPHWSRTQERGTVLGIKLLLTVYTLLGRGVFNLILRGVMRYYHLTGKRARNASEQYLFQLKAYAEQQNIELPAELTSYNHLLSFGHTMLDKLAAWKGDFSVDNLSIHGQEQFESMVANQQGVLILGSHLGNIELCRALGRRHSNIKINALVFTEHAERFNSVMKAVNPQSDLNLIQVTSMGPDTAILLQQKLEQGEWIVIVGDRTSTSKESRSVWAEFLGKEAPFPQGPFMLASVLKAPVFLLFGLRDDSQAKPHFNVYFEHFSDRIELPRKTREQSLQQVVQQYADRLQHYTLKAPLQWYNFFNFWTLSNQHHDEKESK; translated from the coding sequence GTGAATAGCGCTGAGGCTGTTTCTCAACACGCAATTGAAGAAAGCAACTACAAAGCTTGCTTCCTAATTCCGTGCTTTAACCACGGCACAACGATGCCCTCGGTGGTCTCATCACTTCTTAATTTCAAACTTCCGATCATTATTGTTGATGATGGCAGTGAACTCGCAACCAAACAGTTTTTGACTCCCCTAGAAGAGAATTCAAACGTAACCTTGGTGACGCTTGAACAGAACCGAGGTAAAGGCGGCGCAGTAAAAGCGGGTATCAAGCGAGCGCAAGATCTCGGCTTTAGCCATGCCATTCAGATTGATGCTGATGGGCAACACGACCTTGAAGCACTACCCGCATTAATCCAAACTTCGCAAGACAAACCTCAGCGCTTGATATCAGGTCAGCCTGTTTATGACGAGAGCGTACCCAAGGCAAGGCTCTACGGACGCTACGCGACGCATATCTGGGTATGGATAGAAACCCTATCTCTATCAATTAAAGACAGCATGTGTGGCTTTCGAGCGTATCCGATCAACCAAACACAAGCTGTGCTCAGCAAATACGATGTAGGGTCTCGAATGGACTTCGATATCGAGATTCTGGTTCGACTGTATTGGGAAGGCTGCGACATCGACTTCGTTGAAACACGAGTCATCTATCCTGAAAACGGCACCTCTCATTTCGATGCGCTGTGGGACAACATAAAAATCAGCTGGATGCACACGCGATTGTTCTTCGGCATGCTACCAAGAGTACCAAAATTGATCGCTCGCCATTTCAAATCGGACTCAGTGCAGAATTTATCGGCTGAAAATAGCCAAGGTTACTCGGCAGATTCAAGACAGGCAAATTCCGAACAAATAGGTCCAGAACAACCACACTGGTCGCGCACTCAAGAGCGCGGCACTGTGCTGGGAATCAAACTGTTACTAACGGTGTATACTCTACTAGGTCGCGGTGTATTTAATCTGATTTTGCGCGGTGTGATGCGTTACTACCATCTAACGGGCAAACGTGCACGAAACGCCTCAGAACAGTACCTATTTCAGCTTAAGGCATACGCTGAACAACAGAATATTGAGTTACCAGCGGAATTAACCAGTTATAACCATCTGCTCTCGTTTGGCCATACCATGCTAGACAAGTTGGCTGCATGGAAAGGGGATTTTTCGGTCGATAACCTGAGCATTCATGGTCAAGAACAATTTGAGAGCATGGTGGCAAACCAACAAGGTGTGCTGATTCTGGGTTCTCATCTTGGCAACATCGAACTGTGCCGAGCTTTGGGTCGCAGACACTCGAACATCAAAATCAATGCGCTGGTTTTCACCGAGCACGCTGAGCGTTTTAATTCTGTCATGAAAGCGGTCAACCCGCAGTCTGATTTAAATCTGATTCAGGTGACTTCAATGGGGCCTGATACTGCTATCTTGTTGCAGCAGAAGCTGGAACAAGGCGAGTGGATTGTGATTGTTGGCGATAGAACCTCCACCAGCAAAGAGAGCCGTTCAGTATGGGCTGAGTTCTTGGGTAAGGAAGCGCCGTTCCCCCAAGGACCATTCATGTTAGCCTCTGTACTCAAAGCACCTGTATTTTTGCTGTTTGGGTTACGCGACGATTCACAAGCAAAACCGCATTTTAATGTCTATTTCGAGCATTTTAGCGACAGAATCGAGCTACCTAGAAAAACACGCGAACAATCTTTACAGCAAGTCGTTCAACAATACGCAGACCGACTTCAGCACTACACACTGAAAGCACCGCTTCAGTGGTATAACTTTTTTAATTTTTGGACATTGAGCAACCAGCACCATGACGAAAAAGAATCCAAATAG
- a CDS encoding aromatic amino acid ammonia-lyase, which produces MTKKNPNSITFGAERLTIEDVVAISQGAKASMNSSHEFTSKIDRGVAFLERLLKEEGVIYGVTTGYGDSCTVAIPPNLVDELPLHLTRFHGCGLGEILSHEQARAVLATRLCSLSQGVSGVTHDLLNQIVTLINQEISPRIPQEGSVGASGDLTPLSYLAAALIGERDVIYKGEVRPTSDVYKELGIRPIKLKPKEGLALMNGTSVMTALACIAYKRAEYLAQLSTKITAMVSVGMHGNDFHFDEALFAVKPHPGQQQVAAWLRDDLQADRPPRNSDRLQDRYSLRCAPHVIGVVQDSLPWLRQMIENELNSANDNPIIDGDNERVLHGGHFYGGHIAMAMDTLKTAVANLADLLDRQMAQLMDYKFNNGLPFNLTGAEGERKPINHGFKAVQIGVSAWTAEALKHTMPASVFSRSTECHNQDKVSMGTIAARDCLRVLELTEQVAAASLLAGTQALELRKRHNELDEHHMSENLKHIRDEVLKEFEFIVEDRPLEGDLRHFISRIQNQYWSLY; this is translated from the coding sequence ATGACGAAAAAGAATCCAAATAGCATCACTTTTGGTGCCGAACGCCTCACGATTGAAGACGTTGTCGCTATCTCCCAAGGCGCAAAAGCCTCGATGAACTCAAGTCACGAGTTCACCTCAAAAATCGACCGCGGTGTTGCTTTCTTAGAGCGCCTATTGAAAGAAGAAGGCGTGATTTATGGCGTGACAACCGGCTACGGTGACTCGTGTACCGTTGCGATCCCACCAAACCTTGTTGATGAATTACCACTGCATCTAACGCGTTTTCACGGCTGTGGCTTAGGTGAAATACTGTCTCACGAACAAGCTCGCGCAGTATTAGCAACGCGCCTTTGTTCGTTGTCACAAGGTGTCTCTGGTGTGACTCATGATTTGCTCAACCAGATCGTTACCCTAATTAATCAAGAAATCTCACCGCGAATTCCTCAAGAAGGATCGGTGGGTGCCAGTGGCGATTTAACGCCTCTCTCTTACTTAGCAGCAGCACTGATTGGTGAGCGCGATGTTATCTATAAAGGCGAAGTTCGCCCTACTAGCGACGTCTACAAAGAGTTAGGCATTAGACCAATCAAGCTTAAGCCAAAAGAAGGCTTGGCATTGATGAATGGCACGTCAGTAATGACGGCTTTGGCTTGTATTGCATACAAACGTGCGGAATACCTAGCTCAGCTATCAACAAAAATTACAGCAATGGTGTCTGTGGGTATGCACGGCAACGACTTCCACTTCGATGAAGCCTTGTTCGCAGTGAAACCGCACCCTGGCCAGCAGCAAGTCGCTGCATGGCTACGTGATGACTTACAAGCGGATCGCCCGCCACGTAACAGTGATCGCCTACAAGATCGTTACTCGCTACGCTGTGCTCCGCATGTGATTGGTGTCGTTCAAGACTCTCTACCTTGGCTACGCCAAATGATCGAGAACGAGCTCAACAGCGCTAACGATAACCCAATTATCGATGGCGACAACGAACGCGTTTTGCACGGTGGACACTTCTACGGTGGTCATATCGCAATGGCAATGGATACGCTAAAAACAGCAGTAGCGAATCTTGCAGACCTACTTGATCGCCAAATGGCCCAGCTGATGGATTACAAGTTCAACAACGGCTTGCCATTCAACCTAACGGGTGCTGAAGGCGAACGTAAGCCTATCAACCACGGCTTTAAAGCAGTACAGATTGGCGTGTCAGCTTGGACAGCAGAAGCATTGAAACACACGATGCCAGCAAGCGTGTTCTCTCGTTCAACAGAGTGTCACAACCAAGACAAGGTCAGCATGGGTACCATTGCGGCTCGCGACTGCTTACGTGTTCTTGAACTGACAGAACAAGTTGCGGCTGCGTCACTACTTGCTGGTACACAAGCACTTGAACTTCGTAAGCGCCACAATGAACTTGATGAGCACCACATGAGTGAGAACCTCAAGCATATTCGCGACGAAGTCCTGAAAGAGTTTGAGTTTATAGTCGAGGACCGCCCGCTTGAAGGCGATCTACGCCACTTTATTTCTCGTATTCAAAATCAGTATTGGTCACTTTACTAA
- a CDS encoding acyl-CoA thioesterase: MSEILHPLQSEVTLVTSFQDADPMGVIYHGNYFRFFEEVRRIMMDKIEYNYHEMKDSGYMWPIIDTRVKYIKAIPFNHKIKVTAKLTEWENRLRVDYEIHDANTGARMTRAHTMQVAVTIEEQEMCFASPKIFTDKVEHWHQFGCLPQSTDQQPCGQQSEQSQVSNTRQQVKHESI, translated from the coding sequence ATGTCTGAAATCCTTCATCCATTACAATCTGAGGTGACACTTGTCACCTCATTCCAAGATGCCGACCCAATGGGCGTGATCTATCACGGCAACTACTTCCGATTTTTTGAAGAAGTAAGACGCATCATGATGGATAAGATTGAGTACAACTATCATGAGATGAAGGATTCAGGCTACATGTGGCCTATCATCGATACCCGCGTGAAATACATAAAGGCGATACCGTTTAATCACAAGATTAAGGTAACGGCGAAGCTCACCGAGTGGGAAAACCGCCTGCGCGTCGATTATGAAATTCATGATGCCAACACCGGTGCTCGTATGACACGCGCCCACACAATGCAGGTTGCGGTGACTATCGAAGAACAAGAAATGTGCTTCGCTTCACCGAAAATATTTACCGATAAAGTCGAGCACTGGCACCAGTTTGGCTGCTTACCTCAATCAACTGATCAGCAACCGTGCGGCCAACAATCAGAACAATCTCAAGTATCTAACACACGGCAGCAGGTGAAACATGAGTCTATTTAA
- a CDS encoding outer membrane lipoprotein carrier protein LolA: protein MSLFKRGRKQISIALLGLSCVMANSFVIANENSATVGSILDLQTVLSANNIVRGEFTQTRNMEMFTQPLTSQGTFLLDKSSGLLWTQATPFPVSLVLTDNKLSQRFADQPAKIITDKENPMAFYFSHIFLSVFHGDTQKLQEQFALDFEPATATSSGENAKNKSWTLTLKPKSAPMNAVFEAITLQGQNDIERIELREIRGDSTVIEFSQLSHLPEVLSDAEEQQFQL, encoded by the coding sequence ATGAGTCTATTTAAGCGCGGACGTAAGCAAATCAGCATCGCACTACTAGGGCTTTCCTGTGTGATGGCGAATAGCTTTGTTATTGCTAACGAAAATTCAGCAACCGTCGGCTCTATTTTAGATTTGCAAACCGTATTAAGCGCAAACAACATAGTGCGTGGTGAGTTCACCCAAACGCGCAACATGGAAATGTTCACCCAACCTTTGACGTCACAAGGCACGTTTTTATTAGATAAGTCGAGTGGTTTACTTTGGACGCAAGCAACCCCGTTTCCTGTGAGCCTGGTGCTCACCGATAACAAACTGAGCCAAAGGTTTGCTGATCAACCCGCAAAAATCATCACCGACAAAGAAAATCCAATGGCGTTTTATTTCAGCCATATCTTCTTGTCGGTATTCCACGGCGATACGCAAAAACTTCAGGAACAGTTCGCACTCGATTTTGAGCCAGCAACTGCTACAAGCTCTGGTGAAAATGCAAAGAATAAGTCATGGACGCTCACTCTAAAGCCTAAAAGTGCGCCGATGAACGCGGTATTTGAAGCCATTACTCTGCAAGGTCAAAATGATATTGAACGCATCGAACTGAGAGAGATCCGTGGAGACAGCACGGTGATCGAATTTAGCCAATTGAGCCATCTACCGGAAGTATTATCAGATGCTGAAGAGCAACAATTCCAACTCTAG